The proteins below come from a single Prochlorococcus marinus str. MIT 9215 genomic window:
- a CDS encoding bifunctional 4-hydroxy-2-oxoglutarate aldolase/2-dehydro-3-deoxy-phosphogluconate aldolase, with protein sequence MNIKEDSFSDLLLKESFFLLIKPEDNIYSNSSIRNSFFEELGSLVKLGLKNIEISWSNNEKWLDFVYEIKLKFPRINLGSASIVNKQSIEDSLKIGLNFSMMKFWDKDLFNYSKSKNYLLIPGIKNLKDLEEAINLNCNIIKIYPIKSKASSINILNFESIDFIAAGGLSINDVKTYKSLGYKAIVIGDKGIIKKQFDPKIYEWLKKNN encoded by the coding sequence ATGAATATTAAAGAAGATTCTTTTTCTGATTTGTTACTAAAAGAATCTTTTTTTTTACTCATAAAACCGGAAGATAATATTTACTCAAATAGTTCTATAAGGAATTCATTTTTTGAAGAATTAGGTAGCTTAGTAAAATTAGGCTTAAAGAATATTGAAATAAGTTGGTCAAACAACGAAAAATGGTTGGATTTTGTATACGAAATCAAACTCAAATTTCCAAGAATTAATTTAGGCTCTGCCTCCATAGTTAATAAGCAATCAATAGAAGATTCATTAAAAATTGGATTAAATTTTTCTATGATGAAATTCTGGGATAAAGATCTTTTCAATTATTCGAAGTCAAAAAACTATTTATTAATTCCTGGAATTAAAAATTTAAAAGATCTTGAAGAAGCGATAAATTTAAATTGCAATATTATCAAAATTTATCCAATAAAAAGTAAAGCTAGTTCGATAAATATACTTAACTTTGAAAGTATTGATTTCATTGCTGCTGGAGGCCTATCAATCAATGATGTAAAAACTTATAAATCTTTAGGATATAAAGCAATCGTGATTGGAGATAAAGGTATTATTAAAAAACAATTTGATCCCAAAATATATGAATGGTTAAAAAAAAATAATTAA
- the aroC gene encoding chorismate synthase: MSSSFGKIFRVSTFGESHGGAVGVILDGCPPKLKVDINMIQNELDRRRPGQSDITTPRNEEDKIEILSGIKEGLTLGTPIAMLVRNKDQRPRDYDNLDQVFRPSHADGTYHLKYGIQASSGGGRASARETIGRVAAGAVAKQLLKNFCNTEILSWVKRIHDIDSDINKEKISLNKIDSNIVRCPDEKISAEMIERIKQLKRQGDSCGGVIECLVKNVPSGLGMPVFDKLEADLAKALMSLPATKGFEIGSGFSGTYLKGSEHNDAFIKSDDIRKLRTISNNSGGIQGGISNGENIEMKIAFKPTATIGKEQKTVNAEGKEVLMRAKGRHDPCVLPRAVPMVDAMVALVLVDHLLLNQAQCGLIDN, translated from the coding sequence ATGAGTAGTAGTTTTGGAAAAATTTTTCGTGTTAGTACTTTTGGAGAATCACATGGTGGTGCAGTAGGAGTTATTCTTGATGGATGTCCCCCTAAGTTAAAAGTAGATATAAATATGATACAAAATGAATTAGATAGGCGAAGACCTGGCCAAAGTGACATTACAACACCTAGAAATGAAGAAGATAAAATTGAAATATTAAGTGGGATAAAGGAAGGGTTAACACTTGGAACTCCAATAGCGATGTTGGTAAGAAACAAGGATCAAAGACCAAGAGATTATGATAATTTGGATCAAGTATTTAGACCTTCTCATGCAGATGGTACATATCATCTGAAATATGGAATTCAGGCAAGTTCTGGTGGTGGAAGAGCCTCTGCAAGAGAAACAATTGGGAGAGTAGCTGCTGGTGCTGTAGCGAAACAATTATTAAAAAACTTTTGTAACACTGAAATACTATCTTGGGTAAAGCGTATACATGATATTGATTCTGATATAAATAAAGAAAAGATTTCTCTCAACAAAATAGATTCTAATATTGTTAGATGTCCTGATGAAAAAATATCAGCAGAAATGATAGAAAGAATTAAGCAATTAAAGCGCCAAGGAGACTCTTGTGGCGGTGTTATTGAATGTCTTGTAAAAAATGTCCCTTCTGGTCTTGGAATGCCTGTTTTTGATAAATTAGAAGCTGATTTAGCGAAGGCTTTGATGTCTTTGCCTGCCACGAAAGGCTTTGAAATAGGTTCAGGTTTCTCTGGAACTTATTTAAAAGGAAGCGAACATAATGATGCCTTCATTAAATCTGATGATATTAGGAAGTTAAGAACAATATCTAATAATTCAGGCGGCATACAGGGAGGAATAAGTAATGGCGAAAATATCGAGATGAAGATAGCTTTTAAACCTACAGCAACTATTGGGAAAGAACAGAAAACAGTAAATGCTGAAGGAAAAGAAGTATTGATGAGAGCAAAAGGGAGACATGATCCATGCGTTCTTCCAAGAGCAGTTCCTATGGTTGATGCTATGGTGGCTTTAGTACTTGTTGATCATTTACTACTAAATCAAGCCCAATGTGGCTTAATCGATAATTAG
- a CDS encoding aspartoacylase, translating to MTVKRILIVSGTHGNEINPIWAVKQFNREENKFKNGIEYEYIIGNPIAYEKGCRYIDADLNRSFKASKNYDQHKNSFYETNRANFLVDEFGIDGSKPCQIAIDLHTTTANMGTSIVLYGRRLKDFCLAALLQNKFGLPIYLHEKDEAQTGFLVEAWPCGLVIEIGAVAQNFYDPKIIDRFSLIISSLREEIDKLKNNLIELPKELVVHVHQGSIDYPRDEKGDIDGLIHPERINQDWKMIKKGDPLFLDSQGIIHKYDGDQLIWPVFIGEVAYREKKIAMSYTKKEVIFSKEKWVQEFASL from the coding sequence ATGACTGTTAAAAGAATACTTATTGTTTCTGGCACTCATGGGAATGAAATTAATCCTATTTGGGCTGTTAAGCAATTTAATAGAGAGGAAAATAAGTTCAAAAATGGTATTGAGTATGAGTACATCATAGGCAATCCTATTGCCTATGAAAAAGGGTGTAGATATATAGATGCAGATTTAAATAGATCTTTTAAAGCAAGTAAGAATTATGATCAACACAAAAATAGCTTTTATGAAACTAATAGAGCCAATTTTTTAGTCGATGAATTTGGAATTGATGGATCTAAACCCTGTCAAATTGCCATTGATTTACATACTACTACTGCAAATATGGGAACAAGCATTGTTTTGTATGGGAGGAGATTAAAAGATTTTTGTTTGGCTGCATTACTGCAGAATAAATTTGGATTGCCTATTTATTTGCACGAAAAAGACGAAGCTCAAACAGGCTTTCTTGTGGAAGCTTGGCCATGTGGTCTAGTTATTGAAATAGGAGCTGTAGCACAAAATTTTTATGATCCAAAAATTATAGATAGATTCTCTCTAATCATTAGCTCCCTAAGGGAAGAGATTGATAAATTAAAAAACAACCTTATAGAACTTCCAAAGGAATTGGTTGTTCACGTTCACCAAGGGAGTATAGATTATCCAAGAGATGAAAAAGGAGATATTGATGGCCTAATTCATCCTGAGAGAATAAACCAAGATTGGAAAATGATTAAAAAAGGAGATCCATTATTTCTGGATAGCCAAGGAATAATTCATAAATATGACGGAGACCAATTGATTTGGCCTGTTTTTATTGGAGAAGTCGCTTATAGGGAAAAAAAAATTGCTATGAGCTACACAAAAAAAGAAGTGATTTTTTCCAAAGAAAAATGGGTTCAAGAGTTTGCCAGTCTTTAA
- the ftsH gene encoding ATP-dependent zinc metalloprotease FtsH, which translates to MNKRWRNVGLYVLAVITVIFIGTSVFDKPTTENATKTLRYSDFIEAVQDKEVSRVLISPDNATAQVVENDGSRSEVNLAPDKDLLKILTENNVDIAVTPTKLANPWQQAVSSLIFPVLLIGGLFFLFRRSQSGNAGGGNPAMSFGKSKARLQMEPSTQVTFSDVAGVEGAKLELTEVVDFLKSPDRFTAVGAKIPKGVLLVGPPGTGKTLLAKAVAGEAGVPFFSISGSEFVEMFVGVGASRVRDLFEQAKKNAPCIVFIDEIDAVGRQRGAGMGGGNDEREQTLNQLLTEMDGFEGNSGIIIVAATNRPDVLDSALMRPGRFDRQVTVDRPDYAGRLQILNVHAKDKTLSKDVDLDKVARRTPGFTGADLANLLNEAAILAARKDLDKVSNDEVGDAIERVMAGPEKKDRVISDKKKELVAYHEAGHALVGALMPDYDPVAKVSIIPRGQAGGLTFFTPSEERMESGLYSRSYLQNQMAVALGGRVAEEIVYGEEEVTTGASNDLQQVANVARQMITKFGMSDKIGPVALGQSQGGMFLGRDMSSTRDFSEDTAATIDVEVSELVDVAYKRATKVLSDNRTVLDEMAQMLIERETIDTEDIQDLLNRSEVKVANYI; encoded by the coding sequence GTGAACAAACGCTGGAGAAACGTAGGACTTTATGTTCTAGCTGTTATTACTGTAATTTTCATTGGTACTTCTGTATTTGATAAACCTACTACAGAAAATGCTACAAAGACCCTAAGGTATAGTGATTTTATAGAGGCAGTTCAAGATAAAGAAGTCAGTAGAGTATTGATTTCTCCTGACAATGCGACAGCTCAAGTTGTTGAAAATGATGGAAGCAGATCTGAGGTCAATTTAGCCCCAGATAAAGATTTACTAAAAATCCTAACTGAAAATAATGTAGATATTGCTGTAACTCCTACAAAATTAGCTAATCCATGGCAACAAGCTGTAAGTAGCTTGATTTTTCCAGTACTTTTGATTGGTGGCTTATTTTTTCTTTTTAGAAGATCCCAAAGCGGGAATGCTGGAGGTGGTAACCCTGCTATGAGTTTTGGCAAAAGCAAAGCTCGACTGCAAATGGAACCCTCCACGCAAGTAACCTTTTCCGATGTTGCTGGTGTTGAAGGTGCAAAATTGGAACTGACTGAAGTTGTAGATTTTCTTAAGAGCCCAGATAGATTTACTGCAGTCGGAGCAAAAATTCCAAAAGGAGTCCTTCTTGTTGGCCCTCCTGGTACAGGAAAAACTTTGCTAGCAAAAGCAGTAGCTGGAGAAGCAGGTGTTCCTTTTTTCTCAATATCAGGTTCAGAATTTGTTGAGATGTTTGTAGGAGTTGGAGCTAGCAGAGTGAGAGATCTTTTTGAACAAGCAAAAAAGAATGCTCCTTGTATTGTGTTCATTGACGAAATAGATGCAGTTGGAAGACAAAGGGGTGCTGGTATGGGCGGAGGAAATGATGAAAGAGAACAAACATTAAACCAACTCTTAACCGAAATGGACGGTTTCGAAGGTAATTCAGGAATAATAATAGTAGCTGCCACCAACAGACCTGATGTCTTAGATTCAGCTTTAATGCGTCCCGGAAGATTCGATAGACAGGTAACAGTAGATAGACCGGATTACGCTGGAAGATTACAAATATTAAATGTTCATGCAAAAGATAAAACTCTCTCAAAAGATGTTGATTTAGATAAAGTTGCTAGAAGAACACCAGGATTTACTGGCGCAGATTTAGCTAATCTTTTAAATGAGGCAGCAATATTAGCAGCTAGAAAAGATTTAGATAAAGTAAGTAATGATGAAGTCGGCGATGCCATCGAAAGAGTTATGGCTGGTCCAGAAAAGAAAGATAGAGTTATCAGTGATAAGAAAAAAGAATTAGTTGCTTATCATGAAGCTGGTCATGCACTAGTAGGAGCATTAATGCCTGATTATGATCCAGTAGCAAAGGTATCAATAATACCTAGGGGTCAAGCTGGAGGTTTAACCTTCTTTACTCCAAGTGAAGAAAGAATGGAATCTGGTCTTTACTCTCGGTCTTACCTTCAAAATCAAATGGCTGTAGCTCTTGGGGGAAGAGTTGCTGAAGAAATAGTCTATGGTGAAGAAGAGGTAACAACCGGAGCTTCAAATGATTTACAACAAGTTGCCAATGTAGCAAGGCAAATGATCACTAAATTTGGCATGAGTGACAAAATAGGTCCAGTCGCCCTAGGTCAATCTCAAGGTGGAATGTTTCTCGGAAGAGATATGAGTTCAACAAGAGATTTCTCCGAAGACACAGCCGCAACAATTGATGTAGAGGTATCAGAACTTGTTGATGTTGCCTATAAGAGAGCTACAAAAGTTTTATCAGATAATAGAACTGTTTTGGACGAAATGGCTCAAATGCTAATTGAAAGAGAAACTATAGACACTGAAGATATCCAAGATTTGCTTAACCGATCAGAAGTTAAAGTAGCAAATTATATCTAG
- a CDS encoding glutathione S-transferase family protein yields MQNKYLIKASKKLWFWFWNQLMNGFAPSDSHGNYKRPKGIKINSEYNINNENGQICLLIGNSCPWCQRTLLVHEIKLLSETVKIIFLKADIEHGEWIFNKNFKGCTRLSSLYKKANKKKFFRATLPLLISSVKDEVNILSNESSQIIRLLNSIKSDSGYETLSIEDCNQEFLDFINNSINDGVYKCGFARNQVAYEKASQNLFAALNEVENLLQKNKGDWIFGEQLTYADIYLFPTLIRWELIYSKLFKCTEQELSSFEKIIEWRFKFFKLSNVYRTCFDNDWKKDYYKALFPLNPNQLIPVLPSLKEIMRLESKKHK; encoded by the coding sequence ATGCAAAATAAATACCTAATTAAGGCCTCTAAAAAACTCTGGTTTTGGTTTTGGAACCAATTAATGAATGGCTTTGCACCTTCAGATTCACATGGTAATTATAAAAGGCCTAAAGGTATAAAAATTAATAGTGAATACAATATTAATAATGAAAATGGACAAATTTGTTTATTGATAGGTAATTCTTGTCCATGGTGTCAAAGAACATTACTGGTCCACGAAATAAAACTTTTATCTGAAACAGTTAAAATTATTTTTTTAAAAGCAGATATTGAGCATGGTGAATGGATTTTCAATAAAAATTTCAAAGGATGCACAAGGTTATCCTCCCTCTATAAAAAAGCTAATAAAAAAAAATTTTTTAGGGCGACATTACCTCTTTTAATAAGTTCCGTAAAAGATGAAGTAAATATTTTGTCTAATGAAAGTTCGCAGATAATAAGACTACTAAATTCAATAAAAAGTGATTCGGGATATGAGACTTTAAGTATTGAAGACTGTAATCAAGAATTTTTAGATTTTATTAATAACAGTATTAATGACGGAGTATACAAATGTGGTTTCGCCAGAAACCAAGTAGCGTATGAGAAAGCAAGTCAAAATCTTTTTGCAGCTTTAAATGAAGTTGAAAATTTATTGCAGAAAAATAAGGGAGACTGGATATTTGGAGAACAGTTAACCTATGCAGATATTTACCTTTTTCCAACGCTAATAAGATGGGAGTTAATATATAGCAAACTTTTCAAATGTACTGAACAAGAACTATCAAGTTTCGAAAAGATTATTGAATGGAGATTTAAATTCTTCAAATTATCGAATGTTTATAGGACATGTTTCGACAATGATTGGAAAAAAGATTACTACAAAGCTTTATTCCCTTTAAACCCAAATCAACTAATCCCAGTTTTACCATCGCTAAAGGAAATAATGAGATTAGAGTCTAAAAAACATAAATAA
- the sat gene encoding sulfate adenylyltransferase, with protein MELQQKTKTDTNGLIPPYGGELKNLIIKDKNLKNDLISKAAYEFECSERNACDVELLIVGAFSPLEGFMDENNYNSVIKNNRDLNGLLFGLPIVFDSNNDKVKAGEKILLTYKKQKIAVLEVSSKWEPDKSLEAELCYGTNSFDHPAVKMIFNERGRFYIGGRIYGFELPIREFPCKTPEEVRSTLPSNYDVVAFQCRNPIHRAHYELFTNALLSENVSPNSVVLVHPTCGPTQQDDIPGKVRYLTYKELEEEISDQRIKWAFLPYSMHMAGPREALQHMIIRRNYGCTHFIIGRDMAGCKSSATGEDFYGPYDAQNFANKCAEELMMKTVPSKNLVYTKEKGYITAEEAKELNYEIMKLSGTEFRKKLRDGDPIPEWFAFKSVVDVLRRS; from the coding sequence ATGGAATTACAACAAAAAACCAAAACAGATACTAATGGACTAATACCTCCTTATGGAGGTGAACTAAAAAATTTAATTATCAAAGATAAAAACCTTAAAAATGATCTTATCTCTAAAGCTGCTTATGAGTTTGAATGTAGCGAGAGAAATGCATGCGATGTAGAACTTTTGATAGTTGGAGCTTTTTCTCCATTGGAAGGTTTTATGGATGAAAATAATTACAATTCGGTAATTAAAAATAATAGAGATCTAAACGGATTGCTTTTTGGCTTACCCATTGTATTTGATTCAAATAATGACAAAGTAAAAGCTGGAGAGAAAATATTGCTTACTTATAAAAAACAAAAAATAGCAGTTTTAGAAGTTAGCTCTAAATGGGAGCCTGATAAATCTTTAGAAGCTGAACTTTGTTATGGTACTAATTCTTTCGATCATCCTGCAGTTAAGATGATTTTTAATGAGAGGGGGAGATTTTATATAGGAGGAAGAATTTATGGTTTCGAACTGCCAATTAGAGAATTCCCCTGCAAAACCCCAGAAGAAGTTAGATCAACACTGCCATCAAATTATGATGTAGTTGCATTTCAATGCAGAAATCCAATTCATAGAGCACATTATGAATTATTTACTAATGCCTTACTCTCAGAAAATGTCTCCCCTAACTCAGTTGTTTTAGTTCATCCAACTTGTGGGCCAACTCAACAAGATGATATCCCTGGGAAAGTTAGATATTTAACGTATAAAGAATTAGAAGAGGAAATATCTGATCAAAGAATAAAATGGGCTTTTTTACCTTATTCAATGCATATGGCAGGGCCTAGAGAAGCTCTTCAACATATGATAATCAGGAGAAATTATGGGTGCACCCATTTTATTATCGGTAGAGATATGGCTGGCTGTAAATCATCAGCAACTGGTGAAGATTTTTATGGCCCATATGACGCCCAGAATTTTGCTAATAAATGTGCAGAAGAATTGATGATGAAGACTGTACCTTCAAAAAATTTAGTTTATACGAAGGAAAAAGGATATATTACAGCTGAAGAAGCTAAAGAACTTAATTATGAAATTATGAAACTTAGTGGTACTGAATTTAGAAAGAAATTGAGGGATGGCGATCCAATTCCTGAATGGTTTGCATTCAAAAGTGTAGTGGATGTTCTAAGACGCTCTTAA
- a CDS encoding endonuclease MutS2 produces MQEKSYSKKSYSDNTLEEESISLLEWDSLKVHLSSFSSTEMGKRAILGFGIPSEYELSKRLLNETVEINELENNLDKSISFSNVFDISRNIEICSKGGVISSSELLEIAKTIAAARNLKKIFLDFEQRPYISSFTKNLLDHQNVETIFKRGIESNGRISDNASNELSVLRKELLSKKLERKILVEKFIQKNLAYLQDTTIGDRNGRPVLAVKVNYVIKFKGIIHDSSSSGNTVYFEPESVVTKGNKIASLEARITAEEFKLLKKWSQIVSDNSENLIEMASILLRLENALTRSRYSKWIGGKTPTFEKNPIISLVGFSHPLLIWEHKKKGAPPPVAVDFHINRNIKVVAITGPNTGGKTAALKGLGLSLLMARAGLLIPSTNNPIIPFCPNIYVDIGDNQSLEENLSTFSGHISRIKEILDSLNNKRGLSVVLLDEIGSGTDPLEGSALAMALLKEFANKSDITLATTHYGDIKALKYTDSRFENVSVVFDEDSLKPKYILNWGIPGRSNALSISKRIGLDENILNEAANYLRPKEVDNINEIIKGLEEERIKQQNSAEAAAELIARTEILHDELKRNYEYQKINAEKIQEIERSKLSKHIVSAKKEVIDLIKKLRDKNVNGEDTRIIGKRLKEIETEHLIQKKFKKSISWDPQVGDFVKIKSLNSTGQIVDLDKKGGFYEVKCGSFRSTLSVNDFEGINGEKPNFKMSKIEIKSTREDFSFSKIRTSKNTIDVRGLRVHEAEIIIEEKIRKFHGPLWIVHGIGTGKLKKGLRNWLSGLNYVDKIEDAANNEGGAGCSIAWIK; encoded by the coding sequence ATGCAAGAGAAAAGTTATTCTAAAAAATCATATTCAGATAACACCTTAGAAGAAGAATCTATAAGCCTTTTAGAGTGGGATTCATTAAAAGTGCATTTATCTTCATTCTCCTCAACGGAAATGGGTAAACGAGCAATTTTAGGTTTTGGTATTCCTTCTGAATACGAATTATCTAAAAGACTTTTGAATGAAACTGTTGAAATAAATGAGCTAGAAAATAATTTAGATAAATCAATTAGTTTTTCTAATGTGTTTGATATTAGTAGAAATATTGAAATTTGTTCCAAGGGCGGTGTAATTTCATCTTCTGAATTGTTAGAGATAGCGAAAACAATCGCTGCAGCAAGAAATTTAAAAAAAATCTTTTTAGATTTTGAACAAAGGCCTTATATTTCATCATTCACAAAAAATTTACTTGACCATCAGAATGTCGAAACGATTTTTAAAAGAGGTATTGAATCTAATGGAAGGATTTCTGACAATGCTAGTAATGAACTATCTGTTCTTAGAAAAGAATTATTATCTAAGAAACTTGAAAGAAAAATATTAGTTGAGAAGTTTATTCAAAAGAATTTAGCTTATTTGCAAGATACTACTATTGGAGATCGAAACGGTAGGCCTGTTTTAGCAGTAAAAGTTAATTATGTAATCAAATTTAAAGGCATAATTCATGACTCTTCATCTTCAGGAAATACAGTATATTTTGAGCCTGAAAGTGTAGTTACCAAAGGTAATAAGATTGCTTCATTAGAGGCTAGGATCACAGCAGAAGAATTTAAATTACTTAAGAAATGGTCCCAAATTGTTAGTGATAATTCAGAAAATCTTATTGAAATGGCATCCATTTTATTGAGATTAGAAAATGCTTTAACTCGTTCAAGATATTCAAAATGGATTGGAGGCAAAACTCCTACTTTTGAGAAAAATCCTATTATTTCTTTGGTTGGGTTTTCTCATCCGTTATTGATTTGGGAACATAAGAAAAAAGGAGCCCCTCCCCCAGTAGCTGTTGATTTTCATATAAACAGAAATATTAAGGTTGTAGCTATTACAGGTCCAAATACTGGAGGTAAAACAGCAGCTTTAAAAGGGTTGGGTTTGTCTTTACTTATGGCTAGAGCAGGATTATTGATACCCTCAACTAATAATCCTATTATCCCTTTTTGTCCAAATATATATGTTGACATAGGAGATAATCAATCATTAGAAGAAAATTTATCTACCTTCAGTGGGCATATATCTCGTATAAAAGAGATATTAGATTCACTTAATAATAAGAGAGGATTATCAGTTGTTTTGTTAGATGAGATTGGATCAGGGACAGATCCTCTTGAAGGAAGTGCTCTTGCGATGGCTTTATTAAAAGAATTTGCAAATAAATCTGATATTACTTTAGCAACCACACATTATGGAGATATTAAGGCTTTAAAATATACGGACTCAAGATTTGAAAACGTATCAGTTGTCTTTGATGAGGATTCTTTGAAGCCAAAATATATACTTAACTGGGGCATTCCTGGGAGAAGTAATGCTTTGTCAATTTCAAAGAGAATTGGTCTTGATGAAAACATACTCAATGAAGCTGCAAATTATCTAAGGCCAAAAGAAGTTGATAATATTAATGAAATTATAAAAGGACTTGAGGAAGAAAGGATTAAACAACAAAATTCTGCAGAAGCCGCTGCAGAACTGATTGCAAGGACTGAAATATTACATGATGAACTGAAGAGAAATTATGAATATCAAAAAATAAATGCTGAAAAAATTCAAGAAATTGAAAGGTCTAAATTATCAAAACATATTGTATCCGCTAAAAAAGAGGTAATAGATTTGATTAAAAAATTAAGAGATAAAAATGTTAATGGAGAGGATACGAGAATTATTGGAAAAAGATTAAAGGAAATTGAGACGGAACATCTAATCCAAAAAAAATTTAAAAAGTCAATATCATGGGATCCTCAGGTTGGCGATTTTGTAAAAATTAAAAGTCTAAATAGTACGGGACAAATTGTAGATTTAGATAAAAAAGGTGGATTTTACGAAGTTAAATGTGGTTCATTCAGAAGCACATTATCTGTAAATGACTTTGAAGGTATTAATGGAGAAAAGCCTAATTTCAAAATGTCAAAAATTGAGATCAAGTCTACAAGAGAAGATTTTTCTTTTTCTAAAATCAGAACGAGTAAAAATACAATTGATGTAAGAGGGCTAAGAGTTCATGAAGCCGAAATAATTATTGAGGAGAAAATTAGAAAATTTCATGGACCGCTATGGATTGTTCATGGAATTGGTACAGGGAAATTAAAAAAAGGACTTAGAAATTGGTTATCAGGTTTAAATTATGTTGATAAGATTGAAGATGCAGCTAACAACGAGGGTGGAGCTGGTTGCAGTATTGCGTGGATAAAATAA
- a CDS encoding CP12 domain-containing protein encodes MKSIDEHIQKDQSEIESAKAEGNLPKVRHLTEELKELEEYKDHHPEDKHDPNALELFCDANPDEPECLVYDD; translated from the coding sequence ATGAAATCCATTGACGAACACATCCAAAAAGATCAATCGGAAATCGAATCTGCTAAAGCAGAGGGCAATCTTCCAAAGGTCAGACATTTAACTGAAGAGCTTAAAGAACTCGAAGAATACAAGGATCATCATCCAGAGGATAAACATGACCCTAATGCTTTGGAACTATTCTGCGATGCCAACCCTGATGAACCAGAATGTCTTGTTTATGATGATTAA
- the obgE gene encoding GTPase ObgE — MQFIDQANIILKAGKGGNGIVSFRREKFVPAGGPSGGNGGRGGSVILIADNNLQTLLDFKFKREIIAKDGCKGGPNKRSGASGEDTILKVPCGTEIRDIKTGIILGDLTKHKESLTIAIGGRGGHGNAYYLSNQNRAPESFTEGKDGEIWEVQLELKLLAEVGIIGLPNAGKSTLISVLSSARPKIANYPFTTLIPNLGVVRKIDGNGCLFADIPGLISGAADGVGLGHDFLRHIQRTKILLHLIDSIAENPLHDFEIIEQELQKYGKGLLDKERIIVLNKMELVDDDYLKIITKKLEDLSKRKVLVISSSLKKGLSSLLSEVWKRI, encoded by the coding sequence GTGCAATTTATTGATCAAGCAAACATTATTCTTAAAGCTGGAAAAGGTGGAAATGGAATAGTTTCATTTAGAAGAGAAAAATTCGTTCCCGCAGGAGGACCTTCGGGTGGTAATGGTGGCAGAGGGGGTTCAGTTATTTTGATTGCTGATAATAATCTTCAAACATTATTAGATTTCAAATTCAAACGTGAAATAATAGCTAAAGATGGATGCAAAGGAGGCCCTAATAAGAGATCAGGTGCTTCAGGTGAGGATACAATCCTTAAAGTACCTTGTGGTACAGAAATAAGGGATATTAAAACCGGCATTATTTTAGGAGATTTAACTAAACATAAAGAGAGTTTAACCATTGCCATTGGAGGAAGAGGTGGACATGGTAATGCTTACTATTTAAGTAATCAAAATAGAGCCCCAGAATCATTCACCGAAGGTAAAGATGGTGAGATATGGGAAGTTCAATTAGAACTAAAACTTCTTGCAGAGGTTGGGATTATAGGCCTGCCAAATGCTGGAAAAAGTACTTTGATTTCTGTTTTGTCATCGGCCCGTCCGAAAATCGCAAACTATCCTTTCACAACTCTAATACCTAACTTAGGTGTAGTAAGAAAAATTGATGGGAATGGTTGCCTTTTTGCGGACATTCCTGGATTAATATCAGGTGCAGCTGATGGAGTAGGTTTAGGTCATGATTTTTTAAGGCACATCCAAAGAACGAAGATACTTTTACATTTAATCGATTCAATTGCAGAAAATCCTTTACATGATTTTGAGATAATTGAGCAGGAATTACAAAAATATGGGAAAGGTCTTTTAGATAAAGAGAGGATAATAGTATTGAATAAAATGGAGCTGGTAGATGATGATTATTTGAAAATAATTACAAAAAAGCTAGAAGATTTATCTAAAAGGAAAGTTTTAGTTATTTCTTCATCTTTAAAAAAAGGTTTATCGTCACTGCTTTCTGAAGTATGGAAAAGAATTTAA